A window of Osmerus mordax isolate fOsmMor3 chromosome 11, fOsmMor3.pri, whole genome shotgun sequence genomic DNA:
cccccctcctccctctctctctgtcctctaccctccctcacccctctcctccccctctttttaaCTCTTGCTACCTTTTTTCACTCCCTCTCATCCATTTCCTCTCCAGTGAACAGATATGTGAAGCTCAGCTCAGCTTGCATCACTAGGGACAGAGTTCCAGCACGTTTGTGCAAGATCACACACATTCCAGATTCCCcctgaatcagaattcggtttattcgccatgtatgttatacaaacacagaatttactgtggcagggaggtgcaaaacactaaacatatacgaattaAACATATACGAAGTAAAATTACAAAGGTTTAACTATttataagaactaaacaatctaagaatacaacatttaaatataaaataaaatatatacaaaaataagaataagaatgagcagcgtgagtggtcaacatagtgcaccaatgacacacaaacacacatgtacacacacatacgcacacagacacatacacacacatacacaaacacatgcttctACCAAGCCCCAGTGAGCCTGTGAGCCTGTGTTGACTCTACTCAGCATGTCTAGCTTGGTGGACACACTGGAGCCAGGGACACGGAGAGAGggattttctcttttttctcctttgacAGTAAGATGGATGGATGCAATCACAGGAGCCATCAGTGAGACGGAGAGGGCGGCATGGGGCAGAGTGAGACGAGAGGGGAAGACAACCCATAACTACCACTACTGCTGCCATGTGaacgaagagagaggggagggagaaagagaggggaacagagagagagagagaggaactctGCCTGTCTTGGGGCTTGTTGTTTTATAGGCAGTATTTCCACTAAGCTTTAATGCCTAGAACATGAAAAGTCCCCCACAAAATATATTTAgccttttgtgtttgtgtgagagagagatagagagagagggagggagagacagaaaaaagacaaagaaagcGAGAAGGTGCATCAGGTGACTCAACTCTTCCGTAGCTCTGCTGGAAGTGAAAACGACTCGTACTCCAGGTCACCACCACCCAGGGTGAAAACACATTTCAGAGGGATTAGCTTCACCTCTCTGATGGAACAGAAGACCGACTCCCAGAGGAAGTTTATGTAAAAATCATCTGTTTCTGGGCAGAATGAGATAACTGTTCACTACTACTTTAGCACGTGCTTGAAGAAAaaaagcacacacccacacactcaagaTCAATCCTTCTTCCCATACAGAACCTTCACAAAGCTTCcctttaaaacacattttagtaCTGTGTATAGGAGCAAATACAGTAGCACTTATTCACATTGTCTAGGATGTTGGTGGTCAGGACTGGAACCACCTGGCCAGGCCCTCGACAGTGCTGGTCCTGCCCCTGGCCTTCATCACTGCGTGGCACACCGTGCAGAAATGCTCCGCCCAGAACGCAGGCTGATGCATGCTGTAGCTCCGCCTCCAGCTCAGGTGACGCTCCAGGTGGGCGGGGCTCCGCCAAAGAAGCCTCAGGTACCGGGCGAGGCTGTGCACGCTGGCAAAGTCGTCTACATGGATGAAGGATTCGGCCGGCAGGAATCGCTCATAGTTCTCCCGCGTCGGCCCGAGTACGATGGGGATGGCTCCGGCCCGCAGAGCGTTCCAGACCTTCTCTGTGATGTAGTCGGTGTGCTGGGAGTTCTCCAGCGCCAGGTAGAACTGGTAGCGGGCCACCGTCCGCACCAGGCTGTGCCCAGGCAGGGCGAGGCCGGCACTCCCAAACACGTCCACGCGGACGTACCGGCTCAGCTGGCGGTAGAACGCCACACGAGCCTGAGACTCCGCCCAGTTACTGATGACCCAGGCGAGGAGGCAGggcctggggtggggggaggaggggacatgGAGGGGGTGTCCATGACTGCTGTGGCGAGAAACCAGGTACCCGTAGGGAAGGAAGATGTCTGAGTCTGCTCTGTAGCTCATGGTGAGATTGAACATGCCTTCAAACCGCTTCAGGTTGCGAGTGTGAGAAGGAGACTCGAAGTTCATCCAGATCCATTTCTGGTCACGTGGGCGTGGGTCTAATGGGAGCATGCTCACGTTGGTCGAAATCTCCCGGTGGTGAAAGATGACAGCATCTGCGCTTGGATACGCGTGCCTGTCGTCTGTGAGCGTGCAACCGCTAACGCCGTAGCGCGCCTCGCAGTCTGGTAGTTTGCGGATGTGTCCGAATGGGTGAGTCCAGATGACTAGCATTGCAGTGGCTCCGGCGTTGCCCGTTGACGCTTTCCGCaggttgaacacacacaggccaactCCCAGCAGGAATATAACACCTCCcaggacgtacacacacatcaaggagCAAGACGTTCGCAATATAAACACTTGACATTGTTTACGACGGTAAATAATGGGCGGTTTGCTGAATCTATTAACTGAAAAACGTCCTGGCGTTCTCCACCTGGTCATGACTTCCATGAAGTTGTAACCAGTCCCACACGCTATGCCAGAAACTCCTGCATGATTCTCTTCTCCTGCTTGATGTGTCACTCTTTGAAAGAGAAATTGTAACTAGTTCCTCTGCCTGTGGATCAGATTTCAAGAGCAGACATTCCGATCCTCCCCTG
This region includes:
- the LOC136952124 gene encoding alpha-(1,3)-fucosyltransferase 4-like: MEVMTRWRTPGRFSVNRFSKPPIIYRRKQCQVFILRTSCSLMCVYVLGGVIFLLGVGLCVFNLRKASTGNAGATAMLVIWTHPFGHIRKLPDCEARYGVSGCTLTDDRHAYPSADAVIFHHREISTNVSMLPLDPRPRDQKWIWMNFESPSHTRNLKRFEGMFNLTMSYRADSDIFLPYGYLVSRHSSHGHPLHVPSSPHPRPCLLAWVISNWAESQARVAFYRQLSRYVRVDVFGSAGLALPGHSLVRTVARYQFYLALENSQHTDYITEKVWNALRAGAIPIVLGPTRENYERFLPAESFIHVDDFASVHSLARYLRLLWRSPAHLERHLSWRRSYSMHQPAFWAEHFCTVCHAVMKARGRTSTVEGLARWFQS